The DNA region GCGGCTTTGGTCATCGCCATAGTCGCCGCGGCTTTGTACATCACGACGACCACACAAGGCGCCTTGCCCACAGAGCCTCTAGACACGCCTATTAGCAAGCCTCCGCCGCTCCTAGTACTATATGCCGAAATATTCAACAACACGCTAGTCTTCCAGATCCGCAACTATGAGGGCCGCCCCCTCACAATCAAAGCCGTGGAGGTGGCTGATAAGACCGTCACAGTAGACTGCGGAGGCCGAGGGGCCGTCGCACCAGCAAACGACACAGTAATATGCGTTGCGATCATCCAAATCGATGCCCAGCCAGGCACAATACTCCCAGGAAGAGTCGTAGTGGACAACGCCACGGCTGAATTTCAAGTATTAATGGTCAAAGAGCCGTTGTACACCAAGTAGCGCATTGCCCAGCCCGTGAAGCTTATAATACAACCCACCTCTAGCCCCATGTACACCAGGAAGACCCTGGAGACCGAAATCGCCGTGGAGCTGAGGCGGGGCGGGGCGTTGCAGGTGGAGACCCCCATACCCTTCCTCACCCACATGGTGGAGACCCTCCTTAAATACGCAGGGCTCGGCGGCTCCGTGGCGGCGCGCGAGCTCAGGAGGCTAGACGACGGCCACCACGTAATTGAGGACGTGGCCATAGCCCTAGGCAGGGCTCTAGACGCCCTGCTGGGCGAGAGGAAGGGCATCGCCAGGTTCGGCTGGGCCGCTGTCCCCATGGACGACAGCTTCGCCCTAGCCGCCGTCGACCTTGGCGGCAGGCCCTACTGGGCCGTCAAGGCCAAGTTGCCAGACGTCTCGATAGGGGGCTACCCCCTGAGGATGTTC from Pyrobaculum arsenaticum DSM 13514 includes:
- the hisB gene encoding imidazoleglycerol-phosphate dehydratase (catalyzes the dehydration of D-erythro-1-(imidazol-4-yl)glycerol 3-phosphate to 3-(imidazol-4-yl)-2-oxopropyl phosphate in histidine biosynthesis), with product MYTRKTLETEIAVELRRGGALQVETPIPFLTHMVETLLKYAGLGGSVAARELRRLDDGHHVIEDVAIALGRALDALLGERKGIARFGWAAVPMDDSFALAAVDLGGRPYWAVKAKLPDVSIGGYPLRMFPHFVRTLAAEAKATVHIYARGADPHHKVEAAHKALGLALRQAMAPGESPSTKGVLG